A stretch of Desulfotalea psychrophila LSv54 DNA encodes these proteins:
- a CDS encoding Tim44 domain-containing protein → MFGILKKLTPFFLVLIALSFVEGGITADYSEARSMRGGRSFSRTKSSPTKSMSSTKAGAAGKSSFSRGLMGGLLGGALGGMLFGSMFGGGGSGGGGGMGILPILILAGGAYFLFRKFKQQSKGGKESAYTRPTATPSFGGGMNGGENTDVRPPPAPAFAGMSDLDEGIDQIKATDQDFEKEHFIQVASDVFFQIQAGWMRRDISSYRHLVGNQLAEEYTSQFAKMKAAGRTNKLESIAVRSIEVIAAGSDGLEDFVTVRFIASLLDYTVDDKTGDIVEGSNTAPVKFEEEWTWARSVKTNNWKLEGIN, encoded by the coding sequence ATGTTTGGAATCTTGAAGAAGTTAACGCCATTTTTTTTGGTGTTGATTGCCCTGTCTTTCGTGGAAGGTGGAATTACCGCGGATTATTCAGAGGCCAGGTCGATGAGGGGCGGTCGGAGTTTTAGCAGGACGAAGAGTTCTCCCACTAAGAGTATGAGCTCCACTAAGGCGGGAGCGGCTGGTAAGAGTAGCTTTTCCCGTGGTCTGATGGGCGGTCTGCTTGGAGGTGCCCTTGGTGGTATGCTCTTTGGCTCGATGTTTGGCGGTGGTGGTAGCGGTGGCGGTGGTGGCATGGGGATTTTACCCATTCTTATCCTTGCCGGTGGTGCCTATTTTCTTTTTCGAAAATTTAAACAACAGTCCAAGGGCGGAAAAGAGTCAGCCTATACCAGACCAACTGCAACCCCCTCCTTTGGCGGTGGTATGAATGGGGGCGAAAATACCGACGTGCGACCACCTCCAGCCCCGGCTTTTGCAGGCATGTCCGATCTTGACGAGGGAATAGACCAAATCAAGGCGACTGACCAGGATTTTGAAAAGGAGCATTTTATTCAGGTTGCCTCCGATGTGTTTTTTCAGATCCAGGCAGGTTGGATGCGTCGCGATATAAGTTCCTATCGTCATCTGGTGGGGAATCAACTGGCCGAAGAGTATACAAGCCAATTTGCCAAAATGAAGGCTGCGGGGCGTACCAACAAGCTGGAGTCCATTGCGGTACGTTCAATAGAGGTCATTGCTGCGGGTTCCGATGGGCTGGAAGATTTTGTCACTGTTCGCTTTATAGCCAGTCTACTTGATTATACCGTGGATGATAAAACAGGAGATATTGTTGAGGGTAGTAATACTGCGCCTGTTAAATTTGAGGAGGAGTGGACCTGGGCTCGTTCTGTAAAGACCAATAATTGGAAGCTTGAGGGGATAAATTAG
- a CDS encoding response regulator: MYYKQSVILIIDDEYSFRKTTKVYLERCGYGVLEAKTGREGLALCLRHDIDLVLLHSSLPDIHGVDVLQEIQLLLPELPVIMTSSGQDVAEIAKFLRFGALDYLHKPIIEPSILVHVVEKSLDYIRLSRENKKYQEALITQVAEKEEELSQLDRRFRNMVSSGQKFIRCTDLDRRDGMILQEFADDLGATKGCMYHVEEDHLTLAARLNTGFPSPQNIFFPLPESSLCAKVLREKRACMGHISKDISLQACACMSYSNDSFVIFPFLDQGGEVASLLVLYDKVADGNLPALFQDHDLELGEVLAYRVSDVRRRTDVTSALKRSEEFVLQAQKRDAIATLAGGIAHDFNNILSAIVGYTDLSLFTETCSDDVRSNLEQVQKASERARNLVRQILSLTRAETSEETVMGLSEVILEALKFVRVSLPTSVCIEHDIGEGLETVLANPDRIHQVVMNLCTNAAHAMQKGGGTLKVSYKKVDLDAGLHDIHELSGRTCLCLAVMDDGIGIESDLLEKIFDPYFTTKMQCEGTGLGLAVVQGIMDSLGGAIRVESQLGKGSSFYLYFPIVQDEQVQVKAHLSSPLLVGKERVLFVDDEQILAQMAGQMLTYLGYKPTVFTDSRVALEHFAENPDNYDLVITDLTMPFMSGLELSRRVKELGSEVPVILHTGYSSMVDVGEARAMGIAAIMIKPLTMSKLSRLVREAIDGNSRKYRRE; encoded by the coding sequence ATGTATTATAAACAATCTGTGATTTTGATTATTGATGACGAATACTCTTTTCGCAAAACCACGAAAGTTTATTTAGAAAGATGTGGCTACGGAGTTTTGGAAGCAAAAACGGGGCGTGAGGGCTTAGCCCTCTGTCTCAGGCATGATATCGATCTTGTATTGCTGCATAGTTCTTTACCGGATATCCATGGTGTAGATGTCCTGCAGGAAATACAACTCCTGCTCCCGGAATTGCCAGTTATTATGACTTCTTCCGGTCAGGATGTTGCTGAAATAGCAAAGTTTCTTCGTTTTGGGGCCCTTGACTATCTGCACAAGCCTATTATTGAACCGTCTATCCTGGTTCATGTCGTAGAAAAATCCCTTGATTACATCCGTCTCTCCCGTGAAAATAAAAAATATCAGGAAGCACTTATAACCCAGGTTGCGGAAAAAGAGGAAGAGTTAAGTCAGCTGGATAGGCGCTTTAGAAATATGGTCAGCTCTGGGCAAAAGTTTATTCGTTGCACAGACCTTGATCGACGTGATGGCATGATTCTTCAGGAATTTGCCGATGATTTGGGTGCCACCAAGGGTTGCATGTATCATGTAGAGGAGGATCATCTTACCCTTGCTGCCCGTCTGAACACTGGCTTTCCGTCGCCGCAAAACATTTTTTTTCCCCTGCCAGAGAGTAGCCTCTGTGCGAAAGTCCTGAGGGAGAAGCGGGCCTGCATGGGGCATATATCCAAAGATATTTCTTTACAAGCATGTGCCTGTATGAGTTATAGCAATGACTCATTTGTCATTTTTCCCTTCTTGGACCAAGGGGGTGAGGTAGCCTCTTTGCTGGTGCTTTACGATAAGGTGGCTGACGGTAATCTCCCTGCCCTGTTTCAGGATCATGATCTGGAGCTGGGTGAGGTCCTTGCCTATCGGGTAAGCGATGTCAGGCGCAGAACCGATGTTACTTCGGCTTTAAAACGTTCAGAGGAGTTTGTCCTTCAGGCTCAAAAAAGGGATGCTATTGCCACCCTTGCAGGTGGTATAGCCCATGATTTTAACAACATTCTTTCCGCCATTGTTGGTTATACTGATCTGAGCCTTTTTACAGAGACCTGTAGTGATGATGTGCGGAGTAATCTTGAGCAGGTGCAAAAGGCAAGTGAACGGGCCCGTAATTTGGTTCGTCAGATACTCTCCCTTACCAGGGCCGAGACCTCCGAAGAAACAGTGATGGGATTATCAGAGGTTATTCTGGAGGCCTTGAAGTTTGTTCGAGTAAGTCTGCCGACCTCTGTCTGTATTGAGCATGATATTGGCGAGGGCCTTGAAACAGTTCTTGCCAACCCTGACCGAATCCATCAGGTGGTGATGAACCTCTGTACCAATGCGGCTCATGCCATGCAGAAGGGCGGTGGCACCCTCAAGGTGAGCTATAAAAAAGTTGACCTGGATGCAGGATTACATGATATCCATGAGCTTTCAGGCAGGACATGTCTGTGTCTGGCTGTTATGGATGATGGTATTGGCATAGAGTCTGATCTTCTCGAAAAAATATTTGATCCCTATTTTACCACTAAGATGCAGTGTGAGGGGACAGGTCTTGGCCTTGCGGTTGTTCAGGGTATTATGGATAGTCTCGGTGGAGCTATACGGGTTGAGAGTCAGCTAGGTAAAGGAAGTTCCTTTTATCTCTACTTTCCTATTGTCCAGGATGAGCAGGTGCAGGTAAAGGCACATTTGAGTTCGCCCCTGCTGGTTGGCAAAGAGAGGGTGCTTTTTGTTGATGATGAGCAGATCCTTGCTCAGATGGCGGGACAGATGCTGACTTATCTGGGCTATAAACCCACTGTTTTTACAGATAGCAGGGTCGCCCTTGAGCACTTTGCCGAAAACCCCGATAATTACGATCTTGTTATAACTGATCTGACCATGCCCTTTATGTCGGGACTTGAATTAAGTCGGCGGGTAAAAGAACTGGGCTCTGAAGTGCCGGTGATTTTACATACAGGTTATTCGAGTATGGTGGATGTGGGTGAGGCCCGGGCTATGGGTATTGCCGCCATTATGATAAAACCCCTGACAATGTCTAAACTTTCTCGTCTGGTACGAGAGGCAATAGATGGTAATTCACGAAAATATCGCAGGGAATAG
- a CDS encoding B12-binding domain-containing radical SAM protein, with product MLLLQPPFVKSCEPSAALAQLTAYLRGNGERCFPYDLSIECLHHLLETTPVANDTWSKRAFRNRKENITLLKSGKGYTNYSRYERAVSDINRIIEIAGKRHGIQLNLENYQDSRLSPLKSEDLLYAMEHYRENIFFPYLGKRIASLIDKHNPTRIGLSLNFLSQALPTFAIIGFLKSSFPELKIIVGGGLITSWHKSPQWTNPFKGVVDQFVVGAGEAPLLEIVSGKTDGEEQTPEHKDLLGNNYLAPGYILPFTASIGCYWRKCSFCPETSENSPYICLSNNQVQRDLGSLIEKTRPRLIHFLDSAISPRLMTDLIRQPPGVPWYGFARICEQLTDPDFTRALKKSGCAMLKLGLESGSSYVLEQMNKGISLSLASRVLRSLEQAGIATYVYLLFGTASEDIGEARKTLRFASEHASAITYTNLSIFNLPICSQETETLETINRHEGDLTLYTDFIHPKGWGRKEIRKFLNNEFKRHPLIMPILRENPPFFSSNHAPFFHKNS from the coding sequence ATGCTTCTTCTCCAACCACCATTTGTCAAATCCTGCGAGCCATCGGCGGCTCTCGCCCAATTAACTGCATATTTACGGGGAAACGGGGAGAGATGTTTTCCATACGACCTCAGTATTGAATGTCTGCACCATCTTCTTGAAACCACCCCCGTGGCCAATGACACATGGTCCAAGAGGGCCTTTCGTAACAGAAAGGAAAATATCACCCTTTTAAAAAGTGGCAAGGGCTATACAAATTATTCGCGCTACGAACGAGCTGTCTCCGATATTAATCGAATCATAGAGATCGCCGGCAAGAGGCATGGTATCCAACTCAACCTGGAAAATTACCAGGACAGCAGACTCTCCCCCCTTAAGAGCGAAGATCTCCTCTATGCCATGGAGCACTATAGAGAAAACATATTCTTCCCCTACCTCGGCAAGAGAATTGCCTCACTGATCGACAAGCATAACCCCACCCGTATTGGCCTCTCACTCAACTTCCTCAGCCAGGCCCTGCCGACCTTTGCCATTATTGGTTTTCTAAAGAGTTCTTTCCCGGAACTAAAGATCATTGTGGGAGGTGGCCTCATAACAAGTTGGCACAAAAGCCCACAGTGGACCAATCCCTTCAAAGGAGTTGTTGACCAGTTTGTAGTAGGAGCAGGTGAAGCCCCCCTCCTGGAAATAGTTTCGGGAAAAACAGATGGAGAGGAACAGACACCCGAGCACAAAGATCTGCTCGGCAATAACTACCTCGCCCCAGGCTATATCCTCCCCTTTACCGCCTCCATTGGCTGCTACTGGAGAAAATGTTCTTTCTGTCCCGAGACGAGCGAGAATAGCCCATACATCTGCCTGAGCAACAATCAGGTACAAAGAGATTTAGGATCATTGATCGAAAAGACAAGACCACGGCTCATCCACTTCCTCGACAGTGCCATCAGTCCCAGACTCATGACTGACCTCATCCGCCAACCACCAGGGGTTCCATGGTATGGCTTTGCCCGCATCTGCGAACAACTCACCGATCCTGATTTTACCCGGGCCCTGAAAAAATCGGGCTGTGCCATGCTCAAGCTAGGTCTTGAATCGGGAAGTAGCTATGTGCTGGAGCAGATGAACAAGGGAATCAGCCTGTCGCTGGCCTCGCGGGTACTGCGCTCCCTTGAACAGGCAGGCATCGCCACCTATGTTTACCTGCTTTTTGGTACAGCATCAGAGGATATAGGTGAGGCAAGAAAGACACTTCGCTTTGCCAGCGAACACGCAAGTGCCATCACCTACACCAACCTTTCCATCTTCAACCTGCCCATCTGCAGTCAGGAGACAGAGACCCTTGAGACGATCAACCGCCATGAAGGCGATCTCACCCTCTACACAGATTTTATCCACCCTAAGGGTTGGGGCCGCAAAGAAATTCGTAAGTTCTTAAACAATGAATTCAAGCGCCACCCACTGATCATGCCCATCCTCAGGGAGAATCCACCTTTTTTCAGCTCAAACCATGCACCATTTTTCCACAAAAACTCGTGA
- a CDS encoding FKBP-type peptidyl-prolyl cis-trans isomerase has protein sequence MGKAKVEKLCPMRIISRVPVRPPTDKNKLVSFRLIEHCLQIKLSGFIFIISLYKRGKSEGEEVMAGVKKGDKVKVRYVGKLQDGTVFDSSEGKEPLAFKVGSGDVIDGFDEAMLGMAVGETKEVHIPIAKAYGERNEEMMMDVPVEQIPDDLGPELGMRLEVGAPDGGVLRVVVVELDEKHMLLDANPPLAGKDLDFSLELVEISA, from the coding sequence ATGGGTAAAGCAAAAGTGGAAAAGCTCTGTCCCATGCGCATTATTTCCCGGGTACCGGTCCGGCCCCCGACGGATAAAAATAAACTTGTATCTTTCCGGCTTATAGAGCATTGTTTGCAGATAAAATTGAGTGGTTTTATTTTTATTATTTCTCTTTATAAAAGAGGCAAATCAGAGGGAGAAGAGGTTATGGCAGGAGTAAAGAAGGGCGATAAGGTAAAGGTTCGTTACGTAGGCAAGCTTCAAGATGGAACTGTCTTTGATAGCTCAGAGGGCAAGGAGCCCCTTGCCTTTAAAGTAGGTAGCGGCGATGTTATTGATGGTTTTGATGAGGCAATGCTAGGTATGGCCGTGGGCGAAACAAAAGAGGTTCATATCCCTATAGCAAAGGCCTATGGCGAGCGCAACGAAGAGATGATGATGGATGTGCCCGTGGAGCAAATCCCAGACGACTTAGGACCAGAGCTTGGTATGCGTCTTGAGGTGGGTGCTCCCGATGGAGGTGTTCTTCGTGTTGTAGTGGTTGAGTTAGATGAGAAGCATATGCTTCTTGATGCTAATCCACCCCTTGCTGGCAAAGATCTGGACTTTTCCCTGGAACTCGTTGAGATATCCGCATAA